The following are encoded in a window of Amaranthus tricolor cultivar Red isolate AtriRed21 chromosome 2, ASM2621246v1, whole genome shotgun sequence genomic DNA:
- the LOC130805518 gene encoding serine/threonine-protein phosphatase 7 long form homolog: protein MGGCLMLLQIWSWEHIHIGRPIIRTVRPDGQHDQEDDADDFEPILGSQHRRGMDPLAVSWLHVYLSRSHSPHTLVYYRDALDRQQDEQMTWQPYTAAKMEALPHICTSGHEIWRSRCPLICFDIVELHLPDRVMRQFGLEQVIPQACDTQRQLHAIDRRTGDKNYLVRHRSHVDAWNDRASTLVGGDNFTGHSSAMYMSWYRRISILRLTNIAFAQLSASNRC from the exons atgggtggatgcttgatgttgttacagatatggtcatgggagcacattcatatagggaggcccattATTCGGACGGTTCGACCggatgggcaacatgatcaggaagatgacgcggatgattttgaaccgatattagggtcacagcatcggcgcgggatggatcctttggcagtaag CTGGCTTCacgtatatctttcgagatcccactccccacatactctcgtctactacagggACGCACTAGATCGACAACAGGACGAGCAA atgacatggcagccttacacagcggctaagatggaagctctaccgcacatatgtacatcgggccacgagatttggagatcgcgttgtcctcttatttgctttgacatcgtcgagctacatctcccggatcgtgtcatgcgtcaattcggtttggagcaggtaattccgcaagcctgtgacacccaacgtcaactacatgcgatcgatcggaggactggggacaagaactacctcgtacgacatagatcgcatgtagatgcgtggaacgaccgagcatctacattggttggaggagataacttcacaggtcatagctctgctatgtacatgagttggtacaggcgcatctccatattacgcctaacgaacatcgcatttgcgca gctgagcgcatccaaTCGGTGTTGA
- the LOC130805519 gene encoding uncharacterized protein LOC130805519: protein MGGSKAVGPDNIPIEVCRGLGEEGIHWLTKLFSVILRSIKMPEEWRVSTLIPLFKNKGDAQVCENYRGIKLLSHTMKLRERVIEKRIRRETVIRENQFGFMPGRSTTEAIHLLRKSLNPCGRPYEGVSLEGSLGGIRNQKFTEKLGVARNPSPQRCGRTD from the exons ATGGGGGGATCAAAGGCAGTTGGACCTGATAACATTCCGATTGAGGTGTGCAGGGGTTTAGGAGAGGAGGGAATTCATTGGCTTACTAAACTCTTTAGTGTCATCTTGAGGTCTAttaagatgccagaagaatggagggtTAGCACACTTATCCCACTGTTCAAAAACAAGGGTGATGCACAAGTATGCGAGAACTATAGAGGGATCAAACTTCTAAGTCACACTATGAAACTGCGGGAAAGAGTGATTGAGAAAAGAATTAGACGAGAGACGGTAATTAGAGAGAATCAATTCGGATTCATGCCGGGAAGATCAACCACCGAggcaattcatcttttgag GAAATCTCTAAATCCATGTGGGAGACCATATGAAGGGGTTTCCTTGGAGGGAAGCCTTGGAgg gataagaaaccaAAAGTTCACggagaagttaggggttgcacGCAACCCCTCTCCGCAAAGATGCGGGAGAAcagattga